A single Thermodesulfobacteriota bacterium DNA region contains:
- the dapB gene encoding 4-hydroxy-tetrahydrodipicolinate reductase codes for MTIRICIAGATGWVGSALTKAVHQAEDLVLSGAVSRSNKGKTIEKVLNLKGADVLISGSVNEALQTGCDVMVEFTKPDVAKQNIFSALDSGVHVVVGTSGISDEDYAQIHKKAKKKKLGVLAAGNFALTAVLLQKFAKMAAACIPHWEIIDYAGSGKVDVPSGTALELANHLGSIRESSLDIPTDQLHGPKETRGARLNGSQVHSIRLPGYVLSAETIFGMEDQKLVIRHEAGSSAMPYVDGAILAIRKVNTFTGLQRGLDTIMDI; via the coding sequence ATGACTATTAGAATCTGTATCGCTGGGGCCACGGGTTGGGTGGGTTCCGCTTTAACAAAAGCTGTTCACCAGGCAGAAGATCTGGTACTTTCAGGTGCTGTTTCCAGGTCAAACAAAGGAAAAACAATAGAAAAAGTTCTTAATCTTAAGGGTGCTGATGTCCTAATTTCCGGTTCTGTAAATGAGGCCTTACAAACAGGTTGCGATGTCATGGTGGAGTTTACCAAACCGGATGTTGCAAAACAAAATATATTTTCAGCTCTCGATTCAGGGGTTCATGTTGTGGTGGGAACCTCCGGGATAAGCGATGAAGATTACGCACAAATCCACAAAAAAGCCAAAAAGAAAAAACTGGGTGTACTTGCGGCAGGAAATTTTGCCCTAACCGCAGTGCTCCTGCAGAAGTTTGCCAAGATGGCAGCCGCTTGCATACCCCATTGGGAAATCATTGATTATGCGGGTTCCGGTAAAGTGGATGTACCAAGCGGCACAGCACTGGAACTAGCGAACCATCTCGGAAGCATAAGGGAATCCAGCCTGGATATCCCGACGGATCAACTCCATGGTCCTAAAGAGACCCGAGGCGCAAGATTAAACGGCTCCCAGGTTCATTCCATACGCCTACCCGGCTATGTCCTTTCAGCGGAAACCATCTTCGGAATGGAAGATCAGAAGCTTGTTATACGTCATGAAGCCGGTTCAAGTGCAATGCCTTACGTTGACGGGGCCATTCTTGCCATTAGGAAAGTCAATACATTCACAGGGCTTCAACGTGGTCTGGACACCATCATGGATATCTAA
- a CDS encoding PilZ domain-containing protein has protein sequence MLIVISNIPFLNFPYEVSISIPSKKKIRENAVKIKKELRKEPRKLFEGPIFYATEDQLYEGEVKNYSISGVFVKTNDNFFVGQWLNLALPFSTEKNSKCLGAVVWKNTEGIGVELKIEKKL, from the coding sequence TTGCTAATCGTAATATCAAACATACCTTTCTTAAATTTTCCATATGAAGTTTCAATTTCTATACCTTCAAAAAAGAAAATAAGGGAGAACGCTGTGAAAATAAAAAAAGAATTAAGAAAGGAGCCAAGAAAACTTTTTGAAGGGCCTATTTTTTATGCCACTGAAGATCAGCTTTACGAGGGGGAAGTAAAAAATTACAGTATATCGGGTGTTTTTGTAAAAACCAATGATAATTTTTTTGTTGGGCAATGGCTTAATTTGGCCCTTCCGTTTTCAACAGAAAAAAACTCAAAGTGTTTAGGTGCGGTTGTCTGGAAAAATACAGAGGGCATTGGAGTAGAGCTAAAAATAGAAAAAAAATTATAA
- a CDS encoding potassium transporter TrkG has product MHFASIAYVLGTLLMVTGSSMSLPVICSLYYNDGDLFSILISAIIIFAIGLPFWWFFRKNHDLNTKDGIFIVAFGWILISAVSGLPFMIYGAIPSFTDAFFEMMSGYTTSGATILTDIEAVPHGLLFWRSETHLLGGMGFLTLTVIFLPHGMGGLRIFRAESSPGQVITKEKFIPRNKDTMIWLWGIYLALNLLETLLLCLGGMSLFDSLCHSFGTVSTSGYSPYNASVGFYNNAYFDWIIILFMFLGGMTFVLFYQMLKGDWHAFKINTEFRWYVGFLLFFCGMVSWILFKDQTYSSLADSIRYGTFQVMSILTTTGFTTADYEKWPQAAQMFLYAVCFIGACAGSTTSGIKVVHYVIICKYMVASVKKIFLQPMSVMSIRLNRRPVDSSIVDLAICYFIVNIFMVLAGGCFMVLVDHMDYLTGMSSVIATLMNIGPGFGAVGPSENYAHISDVGKWFLSWNMLVGRVEMFSALVIFYPSFWKK; this is encoded by the coding sequence ATGCACTTTGCCTCAATCGCATATGTTCTGGGAACCTTATTGATGGTTACCGGCAGCTCAATGTCTCTGCCGGTAATATGTTCCCTGTATTATAATGATGGCGATCTCTTTTCTATTTTGATTTCCGCAATAATCATCTTTGCAATAGGACTTCCTTTTTGGTGGTTTTTCCGCAAAAATCACGATTTAAATACAAAAGACGGTATTTTCATTGTTGCCTTTGGATGGATTTTGATTTCAGCTGTTTCCGGCCTGCCTTTTATGATCTACGGAGCGATTCCTTCCTTTACCGATGCTTTTTTTGAAATGATGTCCGGGTACACCACCAGCGGCGCAACCATACTCACTGATATAGAAGCGGTCCCCCACGGACTTTTGTTTTGGCGAAGCGAGACCCATTTGCTGGGCGGTATGGGATTTTTAACCTTAACGGTCATATTTCTTCCTCACGGGATGGGGGGACTTCGTATATTTCGTGCAGAATCGAGTCCCGGTCAGGTGATTACCAAGGAAAAATTCATTCCCCGCAACAAAGATACCATGATCTGGCTGTGGGGCATATATCTGGCGTTGAACCTGTTAGAGACACTCTTATTATGTCTGGGCGGAATGTCTCTTTTTGATTCCCTGTGTCATTCTTTCGGAACGGTTTCCACTTCAGGATATTCACCCTATAATGCCAGTGTTGGGTTTTATAACAATGCTTATTTTGACTGGATAATTATTCTATTTATGTTTTTAGGCGGTATGACCTTTGTACTTTTTTATCAAATGTTGAAAGGAGACTGGCACGCATTCAAAATTAACACCGAATTTCGCTGGTATGTCGGTTTTTTGTTGTTTTTTTGCGGCATGGTTTCATGGATTTTATTCAAAGATCAAACTTACAGCAGCTTAGCGGATTCCATCAGATATGGAACATTCCAGGTGATGTCTATTTTAACCACCACCGGATTCACCACTGCCGATTACGAAAAATGGCCCCAGGCCGCGCAGATGTTTCTTTACGCGGTGTGTTTTATCGGAGCCTGCGCCGGTTCAACCACCAGCGGCATCAAGGTCGTCCATTACGTCATCATATGCAAATACATGGTTGCCTCGGTAAAGAAAATATTTTTGCAGCCCATGTCCGTGATGTCCATCCGTCTTAACCGGCGCCCCGTTGATTCTTCAATCGTCGACCTTGCCATCTGTTATTTTATCGTCAACATATTCATGGTGCTGGCTGGGGGTTGTTTTATGGTACTGGTAGATCATATGGACTATCTTACCGGCATGAGTTCCGTCATTGCCACACTGATGAATATCGGGCCGGGATTCGGGGCAGTGGGACCATCGGAAAATTACGCCCACATTTCTGATGTGGGGAAGTGGTTCCTATCCTGGAATATGCTGGTCGGCAGGGTGGAAATGTTTTCCGCGCTGGTAATATTCTACCCCTCATTTTGGAAGAAATAA
- a CDS encoding amino acid ABC transporter substrate-binding protein — translation MKMFRLCVVIAVALVLVGAGTAMAGTLADVRAKGFIQAGVNGDLFGFGKPDEKGVWRGLDVDTARAIAAAVFGDANKVRYTPLTAKTRFTALQSGEIDVLTRNCTQTLGRDTALGLDFCQVNYYDGQGFLVPKKLGVKSAKELDGATVCVLPGTTTELNVADYFRANGMKMKPVVIENTAELAKAFFAGRCDCLTSDASQLAGTRAVAPNPKAYIILPEIISKEPLAPAVRHGDNQWKDIVNYSVLAMINAEEMGITSKNVKKMLKSKDPKIQRFLGVSPGNGKALGLDEKYAYNIIKQVGNYGEIFERNVGVKTKLGIERGLNALWTNGGLMYSPPFK, via the coding sequence ATGAAAATGTTTAGATTGTGTGTGGTGATAGCTGTTGCTCTGGTTCTTGTTGGAGCAGGAACGGCTATGGCAGGAACCCTTGCTGATGTCCGGGCAAAAGGGTTTATCCAGGCCGGAGTAAACGGTGATCTGTTCGGTTTTGGGAAACCGGATGAAAAAGGAGTATGGCGGGGTCTTGATGTGGACACGGCCCGTGCCATTGCTGCTGCGGTATTTGGTGATGCGAATAAGGTAAGATACACTCCGCTGACAGCCAAAACACGTTTTACCGCTTTGCAGTCCGGTGAGATTGACGTGTTGACCCGTAATTGTACCCAGACTCTGGGACGCGATACTGCGTTGGGTCTCGATTTTTGCCAGGTCAACTATTACGACGGTCAGGGCTTTCTTGTCCCCAAGAAACTGGGTGTAAAAAGTGCCAAGGAGCTTGATGGCGCGACAGTATGCGTTCTGCCGGGAACAACCACCGAGCTGAATGTGGCGGATTACTTCCGTGCAAACGGAATGAAGATGAAACCGGTGGTGATTGAAAACACGGCTGAGCTCGCCAAAGCTTTTTTTGCCGGACGTTGTGACTGCCTGACATCTGATGCTTCTCAATTGGCTGGTACCCGGGCAGTGGCCCCCAACCCCAAAGCCTATATTATTTTGCCTGAGATTATTTCCAAGGAGCCCCTTGCTCCTGCTGTTCGCCATGGTGACAACCAGTGGAAAGATATTGTCAACTACTCTGTACTTGCCATGATCAATGCTGAGGAAATGGGCATTACATCCAAAAACGTGAAGAAAATGCTCAAAAGCAAAGACCCGAAGATTCAGCGCTTTTTGGGCGTTTCCCCCGGAAACGGAAAGGCCCTGGGGCTTGATGAAAAATACGCTTATAATATCATTAAGCAGGTGGGTAATTACGGTGAGATATTTGAGCGGAATGTGGGTGTAAAAACAAAGCTGGGTATTGAGCGTGGTCTGAACGCCCTGTGGACAAACGGTGGTTTAATGTATTCTCCTCCGTTTAAGTAA
- a CDS encoding amino acid ABC transporter permease — MQEIDTRTTADNIPEKVPFFNDPAKRSIVFQLSMMFILVFIGYYLLSNTMANLERQAIATGLGFLEKESSFEIGESLISYSAADTYARALIVGFINTLIVSFIGIILTVILGTFIGVARLSTNWLVSRLAIIYIEVFQNIPVLLQLFFWYAFFYEILPSPRQALSPVTGLFLSNRGMVFAVPQSHPAYKYIALAFLAGCVLVYLLRRWASKRQEKTGKLFPVLRVSIGILIGLPVIVWWLAGAPTAMNVPVLAGFNFKGGVNISPEFTALLLGLVFYTAAFVAEAVRAGIQSVSHGQTEAAMSMGLKPGQILNLVILPQALRVIIPPLTSQMLNLTKNSSLAVAIGYPDFVSVAGTTINQTGQAIEGIAMMMVVYLFFSLSTSAFMNWYNKKVALVER, encoded by the coding sequence ATGCAAGAAATCGATACCCGCACCACAGCAGACAACATACCGGAAAAAGTCCCATTTTTCAATGATCCTGCCAAGCGTTCCATTGTATTTCAGTTGAGCATGATGTTCATACTGGTGTTTATTGGGTATTATCTGTTATCAAACACAATGGCAAACCTTGAAAGACAGGCGATTGCAACCGGCCTGGGTTTTCTGGAAAAGGAATCCTCTTTTGAAATCGGTGAGTCGTTAATATCCTATTCGGCGGCAGATACCTATGCCCGCGCTCTTATCGTGGGGTTTATAAACACCCTAATTGTTTCATTTATCGGGATCATTCTCACCGTTATACTCGGTACGTTCATTGGGGTGGCCCGTCTGTCCACCAACTGGCTGGTATCCAGACTGGCCATCATTTACATAGAGGTTTTCCAGAATATACCGGTGTTGTTGCAACTCTTTTTCTGGTATGCATTTTTTTATGAAATCCTTCCCTCCCCGCGGCAGGCTTTGAGCCCGGTTACCGGCCTTTTTCTAAGTAACCGCGGAATGGTTTTTGCCGTTCCGCAGTCGCATCCGGCCTACAAATACATAGCGCTGGCTTTTTTAGCCGGTTGTGTCCTGGTTTATCTGCTGCGCCGGTGGGCAAGCAAAAGGCAGGAAAAAACCGGGAAGCTTTTTCCTGTATTACGTGTATCCATAGGAATTCTTATCGGACTTCCGGTGATTGTGTGGTGGCTGGCCGGCGCACCAACGGCGATGAATGTTCCTGTACTTGCGGGATTTAATTTCAAAGGCGGCGTGAACATCAGCCCGGAATTTACCGCGCTATTGCTGGGCTTGGTTTTTTATACTGCCGCGTTTGTAGCGGAAGCGGTTCGTGCCGGAATACAATCGGTCAGTCACGGGCAAACGGAAGCCGCCATGTCCATGGGCCTTAAACCCGGTCAAATCTTAAACCTGGTCATATTACCCCAGGCTCTGCGGGTGATCATTCCGCCTCTGACCAGTCAGATGTTGAATCTCACTAAAAACAGTTCCCTGGCAGTTGCCATCGGGTATCCGGATTTTGTTTCTGTGGCCGGGACCACCATCAACCAGACCGGCCAGGCCATAGAAGGTATTGCAATGATGATGGTGGTGTATCTTTTTTTCAGCCTGAGCACCTCCGCATTTATGAACTGGTATAATAAAAAAGTGGCACTTGTGGAAAGATAG
- the trkA gene encoding Trk system potassium transporter TrkA, whose amino-acid sequence MFGKKNTSSENILILGLGGVGFYLAKRLVHEGYAITVIESDGKLIRYADGNVDARLIQGNAMSIQCWKEVGAESMDFLIAVTDNDAVNMLSSMIADRFGIQRKIARVRSMEFGKENSILTARDLKIDLLIHPEELAAQEIVRMIKRTAGNEIIDIAEGQMQVMATRIQEKSPLAYKKLKEISQIYHDLPFRLVAVARGITTIIPGGEHEILPQDQVFIMAASEDLPRLMEMTGVKQHRRHRVMILGGGLVGSRVAELLGKTVEVKLIEKDEKRAEELSFMLKATEVLHGDGSDAGVLEAAGLLDMDTFITATGENETNIMSCLLAKHLMNTQNSDSQEKQGKTISLVNKEAYLVLAATTGSDIALNKKILAGNEILKFIRRGEMLSVAHLHGFDAEVVEIVAAQHSPITRKPLSKVAPSFYGKIIVGSVFRDGKWQTAVGDTHIHGGERVIAVCTSLHLKDVRKLFLA is encoded by the coding sequence ATGTTTGGGAAAAAAAATACATCATCTGAAAATATTTTGATTTTAGGACTGGGCGGAGTCGGGTTTTATCTGGCCAAACGACTGGTGCATGAAGGATACGCGATTACGGTGATAGAGTCGGATGGCAAGCTGATTCGCTATGCAGATGGCAATGTGGATGCCAGGTTGATTCAGGGGAATGCCATGAGCATCCAATGCTGGAAAGAAGTCGGTGCGGAAAGTATGGATTTTCTCATTGCGGTTACGGATAATGACGCGGTGAATATGTTATCTTCAATGATTGCCGATCGCTTTGGAATTCAGCGCAAGATTGCCAGGGTTCGTTCCATGGAGTTTGGTAAAGAAAATTCTATTTTAACTGCCCGGGATTTAAAGATTGATTTGCTTATTCATCCGGAAGAGTTGGCCGCTCAAGAGATTGTGAGGATGATCAAGCGCACCGCAGGAAATGAAATCATAGATATTGCCGAGGGGCAAATGCAGGTCATGGCGACCCGTATTCAGGAAAAATCTCCTTTGGCTTATAAAAAACTCAAAGAAATTTCTCAGATATATCATGATTTGCCTTTCAGGCTAGTTGCCGTTGCTCGAGGAATCACCACCATTATCCCGGGCGGCGAGCATGAGATTTTGCCTCAAGATCAGGTTTTTATTATGGCCGCCAGCGAAGATCTGCCCCGGTTAATGGAAATGACAGGGGTCAAACAGCACCGTCGTCACCGGGTGATGATTTTAGGAGGCGGTTTGGTGGGAAGCCGTGTGGCTGAGCTGTTGGGGAAAACCGTTGAGGTGAAACTGATCGAAAAAGATGAAAAACGTGCCGAAGAATTATCCTTCATGCTAAAAGCCACAGAGGTGCTGCATGGCGATGGGTCGGATGCCGGTGTCTTGGAAGCGGCAGGGCTTTTGGATATGGATACTTTTATTACCGCAACTGGAGAAAATGAAACCAATATTATGAGTTGCCTGCTGGCGAAACATCTGATGAATACCCAGAATTCCGATTCGCAGGAAAAGCAGGGGAAAACAATTTCATTGGTTAATAAAGAGGCTTATCTGGTACTGGCCGCCACTACCGGATCGGATATCGCTTTGAACAAAAAAATACTGGCGGGAAACGAAATTCTAAAATTCATTCGCAGAGGAGAAATGCTTTCCGTGGCCCACCTGCATGGATTTGATGCGGAAGTGGTTGAAATTGTTGCTGCACAACACTCTCCGATTACGCGCAAGCCCCTTTCCAAAGTGGCGCCTTCATTCTATGGAAAAATTATCGTGGGAAGTGTCTTTCGTGATGGCAAATGGCAAACCGCGGTGGGAGATACCCATATCCATGGGGGTGAACGGGTGATTGCTGTCTGCACGTCGCTTCATTTAAAAGACGTGCGTAAATTATTCTTAGCCTAA
- a CDS encoding amino acid ABC transporter permease yields MEETVNNIETEDLKPPVTSVGVLGWIKANLFHGWFNSILTIVTLYFLWKVVPSFIQWAFIDSVWTTTGAECHEASGACWSIIPANIRFIIFGFFPYELQWRPLVAMILLVGLLYYSQNRNHWKKPLAYAWIIGLLIMGLLMKGGLFGLTSVESDQWGGLPLTLLFSVFGLTAAYPLGVLFALGRQSKMPAIRTICIVYIELIRGVPLITLLFMSSVVFPLFLPEGMTINMIVRAQVAIILFTAAYIAEVVRGGLQGMSKGQYEAAESIGLNYYQTMRLVILPQALKIVIPPTVSQLISAFKDTSLVVIIGLYDLLKTTQSRLSDPEWMGFSSEAYIFIALIYFICCFFMSNYSRKLERDLST; encoded by the coding sequence ATGGAAGAAACAGTTAATAATATAGAGACGGAAGATTTAAAACCACCGGTCACCAGCGTGGGAGTCCTGGGATGGATAAAGGCAAATCTTTTCCATGGCTGGTTCAACTCAATCTTAACCATTGTGACCCTGTATTTTCTCTGGAAAGTTGTACCGTCTTTTATCCAATGGGCATTTATCGACAGTGTATGGACGACCACCGGAGCGGAATGTCATGAGGCAAGTGGGGCATGCTGGTCTATCATCCCTGCAAACATTCGGTTCATTATATTCGGGTTCTTTCCCTATGAGTTGCAGTGGCGCCCTTTAGTGGCCATGATTCTACTGGTGGGGCTTCTGTATTACAGCCAGAACCGAAACCACTGGAAAAAACCCCTGGCTTACGCGTGGATTATCGGTCTTTTAATCATGGGACTGTTGATGAAAGGTGGGCTGTTTGGACTGACATCGGTAGAAAGCGATCAATGGGGGGGATTGCCGCTCACACTTCTTTTTTCTGTTTTCGGACTGACAGCCGCATATCCTTTAGGTGTCTTATTTGCCCTGGGTCGCCAATCCAAGATGCCTGCCATCAGGACGATTTGTATCGTTTATATCGAACTCATCCGTGGAGTGCCGTTGATAACCCTGCTGTTTATGTCCTCGGTGGTATTCCCGCTGTTTTTACCCGAAGGTATGACAATCAATATGATTGTCCGGGCGCAGGTGGCCATCATTTTATTTACCGCGGCTTATATTGCTGAAGTGGTTCGGGGCGGACTTCAGGGGATGAGCAAAGGGCAGTACGAGGCTGCAGAGTCTATCGGGCTGAATTATTACCAGACCATGCGGTTGGTGATACTTCCCCAGGCGTTGAAAATAGTCATCCCGCCTACGGTCAGTCAGCTGATCTCCGCTTTCAAGGACACATCCCTGGTGGTCATTATTGGATTGTATGACCTGCTGAAGACCACACAATCCCGCCTCTCTGATCCGGAATGGATGGGATTTTCCTCAGAAGCTTATATTTTTATTGCCCTGATTTATTTTATATGTTGTTTTTTCATGTCAAATTACAGTCGCAAGCTGGAAAGAGACCTGTCCACCTAA
- a CDS encoding amino acid ABC transporter ATP-binding protein, with amino-acid sequence MNETLSTTAEPQLFDEKIIEIIKMHKWYGDFHVLQGIDLDVGKGERIVICGPSGSGKSTLIRCINRIEEHQKGRIIVDGVELTNNIKNIEKIRTEVGMVFQHFNLFPHLTIVDNLTLGPIWVRKIPRAEAEEEAMHYLEKVHIAEQAKKYPGQLSGGQQQRVAIARSLCMNPKVMLFDEPTSALDPEMISEVLDVMIELAQEGMTMIVVTHEMGFAKSVAHRVLFMDFGKIVEGNTPNEFFDNPQQDRTKLFLSQILH; translated from the coding sequence ATGAACGAAACATTATCAACAACTGCAGAACCCCAATTATTTGATGAAAAAATCATAGAAATCATCAAGATGCACAAGTGGTACGGCGATTTCCATGTGCTTCAAGGCATTGATTTAGACGTGGGTAAAGGGGAGCGAATCGTGATATGCGGGCCGTCGGGGTCGGGGAAATCGACTCTGATCCGTTGTATCAATCGCATAGAGGAGCATCAAAAAGGGCGTATTATTGTTGATGGCGTGGAGCTGACCAACAATATAAAAAATATTGAAAAGATACGAACAGAAGTCGGCATGGTTTTTCAGCATTTCAATCTTTTTCCCCACCTTACCATCGTTGACAACCTGACCCTGGGCCCCATCTGGGTTAGAAAAATACCTAGAGCCGAGGCAGAAGAAGAAGCCATGCATTATCTGGAAAAGGTGCACATTGCCGAACAGGCAAAGAAATATCCGGGCCAACTTTCAGGCGGTCAGCAGCAACGCGTAGCCATTGCGCGCAGCCTTTGCATGAATCCGAAAGTCATGTTATTTGATGAACCGACTTCTGCTCTTGATCCCGAAATGATTTCTGAAGTGCTGGACGTTATGATTGAACTGGCACAAGAAGGAATGACCATGATTGTGGTGACTCACGAAATGGGGTTTGCCAAGAGCGTTGCCCACCGGGTGCTGTTCATGGATTTTGGTAAAATCGTAGAAGGAAATACGCCGAACGAATTTTTTGATAACCCCCAGCAAGATCGAACCAAGCTTTTCCTAAGCCAGATACTTCATTAA
- a CDS encoding GNAT family N-acetyltransferase translates to MKISFKYEPSKVNWSEAAELFSKAPLGVRDPDKLRRSCEKSFLVCFAYVEDKLVGMGRAISDGEYQAAIYDLVILPEYQGRGIGRQIMEELHRRLPVKTIILYAVPGKEPFYGKLGYAKMRTAMARRNEDMDDFRSAGYIE, encoded by the coding sequence ATGAAAATATCCTTTAAGTATGAGCCAAGCAAGGTGAACTGGTCTGAAGCCGCTGAATTATTCAGTAAAGCGCCGTTGGGGGTCCGGGATCCAGACAAGCTTCGCAGATCATGTGAAAAGAGTTTTCTGGTATGTTTCGCCTATGTTGAAGATAAACTCGTTGGCATGGGCAGAGCCATTTCAGACGGGGAATACCAGGCGGCAATTTATGATCTTGTCATTCTGCCGGAATACCAAGGCAGGGGGATAGGAAGACAAATCATGGAAGAACTGCACCGGCGTTTGCCGGTAAAAACAATCATATTATATGCAGTGCCCGGAAAAGAGCCCTTCTATGGGAAGTTGGGTTACGCTAAGATGCGGACTGCGATGGCAAGAAGGAATGAGGATATGGATGATTTTCGTTCAGCTGGATATATCGAATAA
- a CDS encoding IS481 family transposase, whose translation MTTQDKLVRRKLSILELAEYLKNVSQACKINGVSRQHFYDIKKAFDENGIEGLKEKTRRKPCIKNRVAPEVEDAVVKMAVEYPAYGQARASNELRKIGILVSGGGVRSIWLRHGLETFKKRLLILEEKAAKEGIVFTEAQLAALETAKRSKESHPDEIQTEHPGYLISQDTFYVGYLKGVGRIYQQTVIDTYSSVAFAKLYTGKIPVTAADTLNDRVLPFFEDQNVPVLRVLTDRGTEFCGSLDKHPYELFLQLNEIEHTKTKVKSPQTNGIFERFHQTVLNEFYRIFFRKKIYSDVKSLQSDLDWFMNKYNNDRTHQGKRCKGRTPMTTFIEGKKLFNKKNITVKVAA comes from the coding sequence ATGACCACCCAAGACAAGCTCGTAAGACGAAAACTCAGCATACTCGAATTAGCAGAATATCTCAAGAACGTTTCTCAAGCCTGCAAGATTAACGGTGTCTCACGTCAACACTTCTATGACATCAAAAAAGCCTTTGATGAGAATGGCATTGAAGGACTCAAGGAAAAAACCAGAAGGAAGCCCTGTATTAAAAACAGAGTAGCCCCAGAAGTTGAAGATGCTGTTGTCAAAATGGCAGTTGAATATCCAGCCTATGGCCAGGCCCGTGCATCCAATGAATTACGTAAAATCGGTATCCTGGTGTCTGGGGGTGGTGTTCGAAGCATCTGGCTAAGGCATGGCCTTGAAACGTTTAAAAAACGTCTGCTAATACTTGAGGAGAAGGCCGCAAAAGAAGGCATTGTTTTTACAGAAGCTCAACTTGCGGCATTAGAAACGGCTAAAAGATCAAAAGAATCTCACCCGGACGAGATCCAAACAGAGCATCCGGGCTATCTGATCAGCCAAGATACTTTTTATGTGGGATATTTGAAAGGAGTCGGCCGTATATATCAGCAGACAGTGATTGACACTTATTCATCTGTAGCATTTGCAAAGCTGTATACAGGTAAAATACCGGTTACAGCGGCAGATACTCTTAATGATCGGGTTTTGCCCTTTTTTGAAGATCAGAATGTGCCTGTCCTACGTGTATTAACTGACCGTGGAACTGAATTTTGTGGTAGCCTTGATAAACATCCATATGAGTTGTTTTTACAACTAAATGAGATTGAGCATACCAAAACTAAGGTGAAGAGTCCGCAGACAAACGGGATTTTCGAACGTTTTCATCAAACCGTGCTCAATGAATTTTACAGGATATTTTTTCGCAAGAAAATATATTCCGATGTAAAATCTTTACAATCTGACTTAGATTGGTTTATGAACAAGTACAATAATGATCGAACGCACCAGGGCAAGCGTTGTAAGGGAAGAACACCAATGACAACATTTATTGAGGGCAAAAAGCTTTTTAATAAGAAAAATATAACTGTGAAAGTGGCTGCGTAA
- a CDS encoding LysR substrate-binding domain-containing protein, giving the protein MNLQIDYLRTFIALAEAKNFTKTGTQVNLSQSAVSMQIKRLEDEVGEKLFDRMGKTVKLTGKGKILIDYAMRIVKEHDEAVRALSKPNLEGFIRFGSPEHYTTGVLPRLLASFASFYPDVVVEMRCENSDKIKEAIDTGDLDIGICTQISDGGMVICHDPVVWVADPGFILQKHKIISLAVFEDDCIFRTWAIEALEKAGLNYRIVYVSRSISGLLDAVRAGFAIAPLIRSNVPADLKIVGIQDGLPVMPVSNIVLHKTKKMSSEIIDCFAGHIIKSFREKTDV; this is encoded by the coding sequence ATGAATTTGCAAATCGATTATTTGAGAACTTTTATTGCATTGGCCGAAGCAAAAAATTTCACTAAAACAGGAACTCAAGTCAATCTTTCGCAATCCGCTGTAAGTATGCAAATCAAGCGGCTTGAAGATGAAGTTGGGGAAAAACTGTTTGATAGAATGGGCAAGACAGTCAAATTGACCGGAAAAGGAAAAATTTTGATCGACTATGCGATGCGAATTGTAAAAGAGCATGATGAGGCGGTTCGTGCTTTGTCAAAACCCAATTTAGAGGGTTTTATCAGGTTTGGTTCACCTGAACATTATACGACTGGGGTACTGCCTCGATTGTTAGCCAGTTTTGCCTCATTCTATCCTGACGTGGTGGTAGAAATGAGATGTGAAAACAGCGATAAGATTAAGGAAGCCATTGACACAGGTGATCTTGATATTGGAATTTGCACTCAGATCAGTGATGGTGGAATGGTTATCTGCCATGATCCGGTGGTATGGGTGGCTGACCCAGGGTTTATTCTGCAAAAGCATAAAATTATTTCCTTAGCCGTGTTTGAAGACGATTGTATATTTCGAACCTGGGCAATAGAGGCGTTGGAGAAAGCCGGGTTAAATTACAGAATTGTATATGTCAGCCGCAGTATATCGGGATTGCTGGATGCGGTTAGGGCGGGGTTTGCCATTGCTCCCTTAATCCGCAGCAATGTTCCCGCTGATTTGAAAATTGTTGGCATACAGGATGGCCTGCCGGTGATGCCGGTCTCAAATATTGTCCTTCATAAAACAAAAAAAATGTCATCGGAAATTATCGACTGTTTTGCCGGGCATATCATCAAATCTTTTAGAGAAAAAACGGATGTGTAA